The following is a genomic window from Actinomadura sp. WMMB 499.
ACGACCTGACCTGCCCGAACTGCGGCGTCAAGGGCTCGTTCACCGAGCCGCGGATGTTCAACGGCCTGCTCAAGACCTACCTCGGCCCCGTCGAGGACGAGTCGGGCCTGGCCTACCTGCGGCCCGAGACCGCGCAGGGCATCTTCATCAACTACAAGAACGTCGAGCAGTCCGCGCGCCGCAAGGTCCCGTTCGGCATCGGCCAGATCGGCAAGTCGTTCCGCAACGAGATCACGCCGGGCAACTTCATCTTCCGGACCCGCGAGTTCGAGCAGATGGAGATGGAGTTCTTCGTCAAGCCCGGCAGCGACGAGGAGTGGCACCAGTACTGGATCGACGAGCGGTTCCAGTGGTACGTCGACCTCGGCATCCGTAAGGAGAACCTGCGGCTGTACGAGCACCCGGCCGAGAAGCTGTCGCACTACTCCAAGCGGACCGTGGACGTGGAGTACCGGTTCAACTTCGTCGGCGGCGAGTGGGGCGAGCTGGAGGGCGTCGCGAACCGCACCGACTACGACCTGTCGACGCACTCCAAGGCGTCCGGCGCCGACCTGTCGTTCTTCGACCAGGAGTCCGGCGAGCGGTTCGTCCCGTACGTCATCGAGCCCGCGGCCGGTGTCGACCGCTGCACGCTGACCTTCATGATGGACGCCTACGCCGAGGACGAGGCCCCGAACGCCAAGGGCAAGCTGGAGAAGCGCACCGTGATGCGCCTGGACCGGCGGCTCGCCCCGGTCAAGGTCGCGGTGCTGCCGCTGTCGCGCAACGCCGACCTGTCGCCGAAGGCACGCGACCTGGCCGCGCAGCTGCGCCGGAACTGGAACGTCGACTTCGACGACGCCGGCGCCATCGGCCGCCGCTACCGCCGGCAGGACGAGATCGGCACCCCGTTCTGCGTCACGGTCGACTTCGACACCCTCGACGATGACGCGGTGACCGTCCGGGAGCGCGACACGATGAGCCAGGAGCGCATCGCGCTCTCGCAGGTCGAGGCGTTCCTCGCGGCGCAGCTCGTCGGCTGCTGACGCGACGTCCCTGGCAGGACGTCCGCACGCGATGGGCCGCGAGCACGAGGACGGGCCGCCCCGGGGGATGGGGGCGGCCCGCCGTCGTGGGAAGCCGGGACGTGCCGGGGGAGCGACCGGTCAGCTGGTGACGTACAGCGACTGGTCGTAGGTGCCCGACCCGGCGGACGACTCGCCGGTCAGCTCGTAGGTCGCGGTGACGGTCGCCGTGGACGGGCAGAGGAAGCTGCCGCCCTGCTTGGAGACCGTCGCGCCGTTCACGCCGACCTGCGCCTCGCCGCTGCCGGTGTCGGGCCGGTTCGCGTTGTCGCCG
Proteins encoded in this region:
- a CDS encoding glycine--tRNA ligase, whose protein sequence is MARRSDVMDTIVNLAKRRGLVYPSSEIYGGLRASWDYGPLGVELKNNVKRQWWKSMVQGRDDIVGLDSSVILAREVWEASGHVREFTDPLTECQSCHKRFRADHLEEAYEEKHGRAPAGGLNDLTCPNCGVKGSFTEPRMFNGLLKTYLGPVEDESGLAYLRPETAQGIFINYKNVEQSARRKVPFGIGQIGKSFRNEITPGNFIFRTREFEQMEMEFFVKPGSDEEWHQYWIDERFQWYVDLGIRKENLRLYEHPAEKLSHYSKRTVDVEYRFNFVGGEWGELEGVANRTDYDLSTHSKASGADLSFFDQESGERFVPYVIEPAAGVDRCTLTFMMDAYAEDEAPNAKGKLEKRTVMRLDRRLAPVKVAVLPLSRNADLSPKARDLAAQLRRNWNVDFDDAGAIGRRYRRQDEIGTPFCVTVDFDTLDDDAVTVRERDTMSQERIALSQVEAFLAAQLVGC